The following coding sequences lie in one Pontibacter sp. G13 genomic window:
- a CDS encoding MarR family winged helix-turn-helix transcriptional regulator, translating to MTDPRRSSLGYMSRLLNQRLRERSELYFKQNGLPLDIPKYIVVYKLSQQSPLTVAQIADWEDTSPAFVWMQVANLLEDGYVKVENPGEELALRRLVLTDLAQEQMLAIMSCPMMALQDAFGDWEEEKKHEMVAKLNELVGNLEQSAPPASLPSSDHLPEDHPAKDTGE from the coding sequence ATGACTGATCCGAGACGATCTTCGCTGGGATATATGTCCAGACTCCTCAACCAACGACTGAGAGAGCGGTCTGAGCTGTATTTCAAGCAGAATGGCCTTCCGCTAGACATTCCCAAATACATTGTGGTGTACAAGTTGAGTCAGCAATCTCCGCTGACGGTTGCGCAAATCGCCGATTGGGAAGATACTTCCCCCGCATTTGTGTGGATGCAGGTAGCGAATTTGTTGGAGGATGGATATGTGAAAGTGGAGAATCCCGGAGAGGAATTAGCGCTTCGGAGGTTGGTCCTGACAGATCTCGCTCAGGAACAGATGCTTGCCATCATGTCCTGCCCAATGATGGCTTTGCAGGACGCATTTGGGGATTGGGAGGAAGAAAAGAAGCATGAGATGGTTGCCAAGCTCAATGAGCTTGTCGGTAATCTGGAACAATCAGCCCCACCTGCCTCCCTTCCTTCATCCGATCATCTGCCAGAAGATCATCCCGCCAAGGACACGGGAGAATGA
- a CDS encoding LysR substrate-binding domain-containing protein: MNIQQVEYVIAVGELKSFGQAAEKCHITQSTLSTMVGRFEEEIGVTIFDRKTKPISITQEGHEIIRQLRIISREIDTLQEVVQSLKGELAGSLSIGVIPTVAPYLLPLFVQDLVQHLPKVKVVISEMTTEKIIGKLLTRELDIGILSTPINHPDLVETELYEEPFYLYDQAGGLHEGTYAVGEIDLARLWLLEEGHCMRTQAVKICDLSKQKLPEANLEYRSGTIDTLMKFVRRNRGTTLLPYLATLDLPEGERNYIRPFQAPVPARTIGLITHRHFVKRVMLDRLRQEIMNHVGPLIAELPSEREVIEPI, from the coding sequence ATGAACATCCAGCAAGTCGAGTACGTCATAGCCGTAGGTGAACTCAAGAGTTTTGGACAGGCGGCCGAAAAATGCCACATCACCCAGTCCACGCTCAGCACCATGGTGGGGAGATTTGAGGAGGAGATCGGCGTGACCATCTTCGACCGGAAGACCAAGCCGATCTCCATCACACAAGAAGGTCACGAGATCATCCGTCAGCTCAGGATCATTTCCCGCGAGATCGATACACTCCAGGAGGTGGTCCAATCCCTCAAAGGTGAACTCGCCGGTTCCCTCAGCATCGGGGTCATTCCGACTGTGGCGCCATACCTCTTGCCGCTGTTTGTGCAGGATCTCGTCCAGCATCTGCCCAAGGTCAAGGTCGTGATCTCCGAGATGACCACCGAAAAGATCATCGGTAAGCTCCTCACCCGCGAATTGGACATAGGCATCCTGTCCACGCCCATCAATCATCCCGATCTCGTCGAAACCGAACTGTACGAGGAGCCTTTTTACCTGTACGATCAGGCCGGCGGGCTTCACGAGGGAACTTACGCTGTAGGCGAAATCGATCTGGCGAGACTCTGGCTGCTGGAGGAAGGCCATTGCATGCGTACCCAGGCCGTCAAAATCTGCGACCTCAGCAAGCAGAAACTCCCCGAGGCCAATCTCGAGTACCGTTCTGGCACCATCGACACCCTGATGAAATTCGTCCGGAGAAACCGAGGCACCACCCTCCTCCCCTATCTCGCAACCTTGGACCTTCCCGAGGGAGAGCGCAATTACATCCGACCATTTCAGGCTCCCGTACCAGCCCGGACCATTGGCCTGATCACCCATCGACATTTCGTCAAGCGCGTCATGCTCGACCGACTCCGCCAAGAGATCATGAATCACGTCGGTCCACTCATCGCAGAATTGCCCAGCGAGCGCGAAGTGATCGAACCCATTTAG